The sequence TCGTCGACGTCCAGTTCGCGCATGGCATCGTGATCCAGGCGGTCCTCGGCACCTTCGCAGCTTTCGCCGGCACGCTGGCTGCCTACAAGTACTTCAACATCAAGGTGGGCAACAAGTTCCGTACCGGTGTCATCGCTGCGATGTTCGGCATGGTCGGACTGGCCATGATCGACCTGGTGATGGGCATCTTCGGCGGAAGCACCCACCTGTTCGGCTTCTCGGGCATCGGCATGATCACGGCCGTCCTCGGCATTGTGATCGGTGTCTTCATGCTGATCCTCGACTACGACCAGGTCGAGAACGGGATCGCCAACGGCCTTCCTGAGAGCGAGTCCTGGCGGGCGGCCTTCGGCCTCACCGTCAGCCTCGTCTGGATCTACACCAACCTGCTGCGGTTGCTGTCGATCCTCAACCAGCGCTGAGCCCAGAACGACGAAGCCCCGCCTCCGAGATGGAGGCGGGGCTTCGTCGTTCTTCGGGTCTGGTGCGCACAAGACGGCGTCAGCGGCGGCCGGCAGTGGCCCAGATGCGTCCCAGGCGGCCCCGCGGGCGCGGCGTGGGACCGAGTTCGGTGCCCGGTCGGTTGGCTGCCATCGCGGCCGCAGCCGCGATCGGGATCGCCGTGCCGCCGAGGTAGGTCTCCAGAGTCGCCCGGCTGTCATCGAGCAGACCGAGTGCGGCCAGCGAGGCGGGGACCAACACGTTGGCCAGGCGTTCGTACCCGGCAGCCGACGGGTGGAAGCGGTCGGGGCCGAACAGGAAGTCCGGGTGCGCCTTGAACTCCGGTCCGAGGATGTCCGCGAGCGAGACCGTACGTCCGCCGGCCTTCACGACGTAGATCGACTGCTCGAACGCGATCCGTCGCGACCAGGCGCGTACGACATGCCTCAGCGGCGGGAGGATCGGGCCGATCGTCCCCAGGTCGGGGCATGTGCCGACCAGGACGGCGCAGCCCGAGTCGAGCAGCGAGGAGACCGCACGGACCAGGTGCCGCCGCGACTGCGACGGACGCACCATGTGCACCACGTCGTTGGCGCCGACCAGGATCACGGCGAGATCGGCGCGCTCGGCGATCGCCTGGCGTACCTGCGCGCCGAGATCGGAGGCCATCGCGCCGACCACGGTGAGGTCGTGGAAGTGGACCGGGCGTCCGGTGCGCTCCATCAGCCCTTCGGCCAACAGCGTCCCGGGTGTCTCCTCGAGCTTGTCCAGGCCGTACCCGGCAGCACTCGAGTCGCCGAGGAGCGCCACCTTCAGCGGAGTGCCGTCGAGATCGCGCCCGAAGACGCCGGTGGAGTTCGGCGGTTCGGGGAGGGGTACGCCGTTGATGACCCGGAGGCTGACCCGGCCCTCGGCGAACATGACGCCGAAGGTCAGCAGACTCAGGCCGACGCCCCAGCGGGCGGCGCGAGCCGTCCGTCGGGTCAGCTTGTTCACGGCGTCCACTGTAGGAGGTCGACGAGACGGCATTCGGAGCCGGCCTCGGTAGTGTCGTCACGTGGAGTACGTCGACTCGATCCTTGACCTGATCGGCAACACCCCGTTGGTGCGGCTCAACCGCGCGCTGGACGGTCTGGAGGACGGTCCGATCGTCCTGGCGAAGGTGGAGTACCTCAATCCCGGCGGGTCTGTGAAGGACCGGATCGCGTCGCGGATGATCGAGGCTGCCGAGGCCAGCGGCGCCCTCAAGCCCGGTGGCGCGATCGTCGAGCCGACCAGCGGGAACACCGGTGTCGGCCTCGCTCTGGAGGCCCAGCGCCGCGGTTACAAGTGCGTGTTCGTCTGCCCCGACAAGGTGTCCGAGGACAAGCGCAACGTGCTCAAGGCGTACGGCGCCGAGGTCGTGGTCTGCCCGACTGCGGTCCCGCCGGAGCACCCCGACTCCTACTACAACGTGTCCGACCGGCTCGCCTCGCAGCCGGGGGCGTGGAAGCCGGACCAGTACTCCAACCCGCACAATCCGCGGTCGCACTACGAGACGACCGGTCCCGAGATCTGGCAGCAGACCGAGGGCAAGGTCACCCATTTCGTGGCAGGCGTCGGCACCGGCGGCACGATCAGTGGCATCGGCCGCTACCTCAAGGAACAGAACCCGGACGTGCAGATCATCGGCGCCGACCCTGAGGGTTCGGTCTACTCCGGTGGCACCGGTCGGCCGTACCTCGTCGAGGGCGTCGGCGAGGACTTCTGGCCGGAGACGTACGACCGCACCGTGGCCGACCGGATCATCGAGGTGGTCGATGCCGACTCGTTCGCGTACACGCGTCGCCTCGCGCGCGAGGAGGGGCTGCTGGTCGGTGGCTCCAGTGGGATGGCCGCGTACGCCGCCCGCCAACTCGCCCACGAACTCAGCCGTTCGGGCCGTACGGATGCCGTCATCGTCGTGCTGCTGCCGGACTCGGGCCGCGGCTACCTGACCAAGGTGTTCAACGACGCGTGGCTGTCGCAGTACGGCTTCGCCACGGGCTCCGAGGCCTCGTCCCAGACCGTCGGGGAGGTGCTGCGTGGCAAGGACGGCCGACTGCCCGACCTGGTCCACACGCACCCCGCAGAGACGGTCGCGGAGGCCGTGCATATCCTGCGCGAGTACGGCGTTTCGCAGATGCCGGTGGTCCGTGCCGAACCGCCGATCGTGGCGGCCGAGGTGGCTGGTTCGGTGTCGGAGAGGACCCTGCTCGAGGCCCTCTTCACGGGCCAGGCCAAACTGACCGACCTCGTCGAGAAGCACATGAGCGCGCCGCTGCCGTCGATCGGCTCCACCGAGCCTGCCACGGCCGCCGCCCAGGTGCTCGAGACGTCAGACGCGCTGCTGGTGCACGAGGACGGCAAGCCGGTCGGTGTCCTCACGCGGGCGGATCTGCTCGCGACGCTCGCGACTCACTGATCCTCGACGTCGCCCACGACGTAGAACCAACGTCCGGCCCGCCGCTCAAAGAGGCTGCGCTCGGTCATCGTGCCGAACGTGCCGTCGGCGGCGCGGTAGTGGGCGCTGAACTCCACCCAGTCGTCGCCATGCCCGTGCACCTCCAGGCCGGTCCACGTCAGACCGCCGCCCTCGATCGATTCCGGCCGCGTACGCGGGTGCCAGGTGGCCAGGACGTAGTTGAGCAATTCAGGGTCGAATGCGCCGAGTGCGTACGCGCTGTAGCGACTGCGCATCAGCTCCTCGGGTGTCTGCGCGAGCGCCGCGCCGCGGTGCAGTCGTCCGCAGCACAAGTCGTACCGAAGCCCGGACCCGCACGGGCAGGTCGCGATCACTCGTCCACCGCGATCAGTTTCGACCGGCTCGTGTGGCCGCGAACGATGTCGATGCGCGACCTGGGGACGCCGAAATGGTCGGCGAGCAATCGGATCACGCCGTCGTTGGCGGCGCCGTCGACAGCCCGCTCGCGCACGTAGATCGTGAGGGAACCGTCCGCTGAGGCCTCCACGAGCGGGCCCTTCTTCGAGCCGGGCTTCACCGTGATCCCGTAGCGCGTCACGCCACGATCGTAGGCGGACCGGCTACTTCCGGATCGCGCGCCACAATGTGTACGGCAGAGCCAGCAGCAGCACGATCGGGACCACGAACCAGGCGGAGGAGCCGTGGTGGGCGAGATACCAGGTGGCGGCCATGCCCAGGACGACGGCGACAGCGACCTGCCAGTCATCGCCCACGAAGAAGTCGTAGAAGAACCTCAGGACCTTCACGCGGTCACCTCCTGACGTGCCCGGATGGTCCGCAGCCCGATGACCAGGACGAGCGCGAAGCCGGCGATCGCCGGGATCAGCCAGAGCAGCGAAGCGTCGTCGCCCGGCCAGCTCGCATGTGCACCCTCTGCGCCCCAGAAGGCTCCGTACGCAGTGAGCATGATCCCGACAGCGAACTTCATGGTGTTCTCCGGCACCCGCGACAACGGCGCGCGTACGGCCACCCCGGCGATCGCCACCAGAATGACTCCGGCGGCTCCGGCCAGGGCCGCGACGCCGAGTCGGTGCTGGTTGGCGCCGAAGGTCACCACGATCAGGACGACCTCGAGCCCTTCGAGGACGACCGCCTTGAAACACAGGACGAATGAGTACCAATCAGCGATCGCGCCGCGCGTGATCGTCTGGGCGGCCCGCGCCTCGGCGAGCTCACGGCGGAAGATCGCGTCCTCGTCGTGCAGAGCCTTGTAGCCGCTCGCACGCAGGATCGCCTTGCGCAGCCACTGGAGTCCGAAGATCAGCAGGATCGTGCCGACGAACAGGCGCAGCGGGTTGAGCGGGATCTGGTTGACCGACGGGCCGAGGATCGCGCAGACCGCGGCGAGAAGCAGCAGGCCGACAGCCGTGCCCTGAAGGCTGGAGCGCCAGTCGCGGGCGGTGCCGGCAGCCAGGATGATCGTGACGGCCTCGACGGCCTCCACGACGCAGGCCAGGAGCACCGCGATGACGAGTGCGTACGTAGTCACCCTCTGAGCCTAGGGTCGCGGCCTGAGACGAACCCATGGACGGTGTGGCCGGTCACGGCCCTGGAGCCGACACCGCCGCCGCCAGCATCGCCACCAGGTCACGGACGTACGCCTCGTGTGACCGGGGCGGACGCGTACCCGACTCGAGGACTCGGGCTCGCTGGGCGAGGCTCGCCGTGACGAACAGGGCGAACTCGGCCGTACGTGCTCGCGCAACACCTCGGCCGAGTGGGGGAGTGAGCGCGTCCTCGAGCGCCCGCAACTGGCGGCCGAGGACGGTGTCCTGAATGGTCCCGGCCAGATGCTCGCGATCCAGACCAGCCCAACCGGCGAGCTGTTCGGTGATGCGCAGGAAGTCGCGCCCCTCGGGCGTCTGCAACAGGTCGGCGGTGGGGCGTACGAGTTCGTCGACGAGATCGAGGACGGACATGTCCGGACGCGGCTCCGCGCGGGCGGCGTCCATGGCGGCGACGTGTCGCTGCGCGATCGCACCAAGGAGGCCCTGACGCGACCCGAAGTGGTAGCCGACGGCTGAGTCATTGGCCTGACCTGCCTCGCGCACGATGTCGCGCAGTTTCGCACCGGCGACCCCGTCGCGGGCAAAGCGTTGCTCGCCCGCCCGGAGCAGGCGTTCGCGCGTGGTGGTTGCGTCTCGAGCCATGGTGATCAATACTAACAACAGTTGTTACTAACAAAGGTTGTTAAAACGATGGCGATCACATTCGAACCCATGGACACCGACTTCCAGCGCGACCCGTACCCCGCGTACACATGGTTGCGCCAGCACGATCCGGTGCACCGGCACGCCGCGACCCGCGAGACCCCTGAGTACTGGGCGCTGTCACGGTTCGAGGACATCTGGGACGCCGTGCGCCGACCGGAGGACTTCTCCTCGGCCGAGGGTCTGACCTTCTTCCCCGACGAGATCGGGCAGCTCGGCCTCGCGCCCACGATCGTGATGCTGGACCCGCCACGCCAGACCCAGCTGCGCGGACTGATCGGCAGAGGCTTCACGCCGCGACGGATCGCCGAGCTCGAGGACGTGATCAGGGCGTTCGTACGCGCTCGCGTCGAGGTCCTCCGCGACAGCGGGACCGATCTGCACCAGGATTTCTCCTCGACGATCCCCACCTTCGTCCTGGCCGAACTGTTCGGCGTACCGCGCGAGGATCGGACCCGCTTCGGGCCCTGGGTGCGGGAGCTGACGAATCTGCAGAACGACCCGCTCGGCCTCGCCGTCCACGACGGAACGGCCGTCATCGTCGAGATGTTCGAGTACTTCACGGCCGCGATTGCGGACCGGCGGCGTACCCCACAGGACGACCTCCTCGGTGCGCTCGTCGAGGCCGAGATCGACGGCGACCGTCTGACCGACTGGGACATCCTCGGATTCTGCTTCGTCATGGTCGCAGGCGGTAGCGACACCACCGCGTCGCTGATCTCCCACGGCGTCGCACTGTTGACCGAGGCGCCTGATCAACGGGCACTCCTGGTGGAGGACCGGTCCCTGATCCCGGACGCCTTGATGGAGTTCCTGCGGTTGGAGAGCTCGGTCCAGGGTCTGTGTCGGACCACGACCCGCGACGTGAGCGTTGCCGGGACGACGATCCCCTCAGGCCAGAAGGTGCTGATGCTCTACGGATCGGCCAACCGCGACGAGGCGGAGTTCGGTGAGACCGTCGACCTCCTGGACGTACGCCGCGCGCCGAAGCGGCATCTGGCCTTCAGTTCGGGACCGCATTTCTGCATCGGCAACCATCTCGCGCGTCTCCAGGCCCGGGTGGCGTTCGAGGAACTGCTGGCCGCGATGCCGGACATCGCAGTCGACGGTCCAGCCGGGGTCAGGCAGCGGTCGGCGTTCGTACGCGGGTGGGAATCGCTGCCGTTGGTTCGCTGACCCCGAATGGGTCAGTTCGTAGCGGACTTCCACATGCGTACGTAGTCGATGTCGGTCGTCGCGGGGATCGTGGTCTTCGGCGTCGGAGCGTTGTTGGTGACACCGAGAGCCTGCGTCAGCACCATGATGTAGCGCTGGTGGAACGCCGGGTCGCCGTCGGTGTTGTGGAGGCAGGTCTTGCCGTTGACGCTGATCGTGATCGACGTCGGCGTCGAGACGAAGACAAAGGTGTTCCACACGCCGCGCGCGGCCGCACACGCCCAGGCCGTGTTGACCCCGGGGACGGGGTTCCCGCCCCTCTTTCCGTGCAGGAACGGCACCGCCAGCTCGGGGTAGAGCGAGTACTGCTCGGAGATGTCGATCTCGCCCTTGGCTTGGTCGGCCTTGGCGACGTACCGGTCATCGGGCCACAGCCACAGCGATTCCTGGAGCCCCGGGGCAGGGGTCGCGGTCACCCGGGAGCGGACCTCGATCCGGCCGTACTGCTGGCTGAAGGTGTGATACGTCGAGATGCTGGGAGACTCGTACGTGCTGTCCGCATAGCCGGTGCAGGGGACCGGGTTCGGCACCCGATCCATCGTCAGATGAAGCTCTCCGCCGGACACCGAGATGTACTTCGGGTCATCGACCGTGCAGGCGTACGCGGCGGTGTTCGGGTTGCCGGTGACGAAACCTGTCTGTACGAACCACTTCGTCCTGTCGAGCGCCTGTCCGTCGAACTCGTCGTGGAACGTGCAGATCCACCGTTGACCGTCGGCGAACTCGTCCGGCAGGCAGGTGGGCGCCGCGTGATGGTCCAGTCTGCCCGAGAACACGGCACCGGTTGTGAGCATGACTCCGATGGCCACCAGCGCCGGTGCGCTCCGCAACATCCGGACGAAAGCGCCGCCCCCCGAACCCGTCTCGGGGTCCCGGGGCGCGTCTGTCATGGCCTCATTGTCCGGCCCGACCGGTCGTTCTGCCGCATCCGCCCGTCGCCGGAGCGTCTGCCCGGTCAGCCCGGGAACGGAACTCCGGTGTTCGCGTGGCAGCGGTAGCCGTTCGGTACCCGATCCAGATACTGCTGGTGGTACGCCTCCGCCGGGTAGAACGTCGGCACCGGACGGATCTCGGTCGTGATCGTGCCGTAGCCGCGTCGAGCCAGTTCGGCGCCGTACGCAGCGGTCAGGTCGCGAGCGACTGCTTCCTGCTCGGGTGAGTTGACGTAGAGCGCCGAGCGGTACTGCGTACCCACGTCGTTGCCCTGCCGGAAGCCCTGGGTCGGGTCGTGCACCTCGAAGAACTTCTTCACCAGGTCGGCGTACGTCACCCGCTCAGGGTCGAAGACGACGCGGACGGCCTCAGTGTGGTTGGTCTGGCCGCTGCAGACCTCTTCATAGGTGGGGTTGGGGGTCGTGCCGCCCTGATAGCCGACCGCCGTCGTGAAGACGCCCGGGACCTGCCAGAACAGTTCCTCGGCGCCCCAGAAGCAGCCGAGGCCGAAGTACGCCAGCTCGAAGCCGGCCGGGGCGGTCCCGTTGTCCGGATCAGCCAGCAGATCGACGCCGAGGACGCGGTGAGACGCCGACAGGGGAAGTGCCTGTGTCCGACCCGCGAGGGTCCTGTCCTCAGGGATGAGTTCCGACTTGTTGATCCAACTCGATCGACCGAACATGGCGCCTCCTGTGTCGTGGACCCGCACTGATCCAACGACTGTCCGAGGACGATTGTTCCGGGTCCGCGAGTAGGGTCGACGCGTGACGGATCCCGACGCATCCCTGGCCTTCGAAACCCGCGCGATCCACGCCGGATACGACCCGGACCCGACGACCGGCGCCGTCATTCCGCCGATCTACGCGACGAGTACGTACAAGCAGGACGGCGTCGGCGGGTTGCGCAACGGGTACGAGTACAGCCGCTCGGCCAACCCGACCCGGACGGCGCTCGAAGGAGCCCTCGCGGCACTCGAAGGCGGCGCGCACGGCCTGGCCTTCGCCAGTGGTCTGGCCGCGGAGGATGCGATCCTGCGCGCGCTACTGCGGCCGGGCGACCACCTCGTCTTCCCCAACGACGCGTACGGCGGCACCTTCCGCCTGGTCGACAAGGTCTTCAAGCCATGGGGGCTGGCGTACACGCCTGTCCCGGTGACCGATCTGGCCGCGATCGAGGCCGCGATCACCCCGGCCACGAAGCTGATCTGGCTGGAGACGCCGACCAATCCGCTTCTCAACGTCGCAGACATCGCGGCTGTCGCGGCGTTGGCGAAGTCGCACGGCGTACTCGTCGTCGTCGACAACACCTTTGCCTCGCCCTATTTGCAACAGCCGCTGTCGCTGGGCGCCGACATCGTGGTCCACTCGACGACCAAATACCTCGGTGGTCACTCCGACGTGGTGGGTGGCGCCGTCGTCACCGACTCCGACGACCTTGCCGAGAAGGTGCGGTTCCACCAGAACGCATCAGGGGGAGTCCCTGGTCCGTTCGACTCGTTCCTGACCCACCGCGGTCTCAAGACCCTGGCTGTACGCATGGACCGGCACTGCGACAACGCCGAAGCGATCGCGGCGCATCTGTCGACGCATCCAGCCGTGTCCCAGGTGATCTATCCGGGTCTGGCGTCGCACTCCTCGCACGAGGTCGCAGCCCGCCAGATGCGTCGCTTCGGCGGCATGATCTCGGTCCGCCTCAGGGGTGGGGAGCCAGCTGCGCTGGATGCCGTGGCCCGGGCGAAGATCTTCACCCTCGCCGAGTCGCTCGGAGGAGTCGAATCCCTCATCGAGCACCCGGCCCGGATGACGCACGCATCAGTCGCCGGCACCGACCTCGAGGTCCCGGCCGACCTCATCCGGCTCTCGGTCGGCATCGAGAACGTGGCCGACCTGATCGCCGACCTGGACCAGGCGCTCGCCTGAGGGACCCCAGCCGGAGACACCCCCGAAAATCTGACAGACATGTCTGTCAGATTGAGTTGTGCCTCGCTGGGGCGACAGAGGATTGACAGACATGTCTGTCAGATTTTCGGGGGTGTCTCCGGCTGGGCCTCGCAGCCCACGCCAACGGCAGGTCAGGACTCGAGGATCGGAGTCTTCGGGAGCTTGCGTACGCGCTTCGCGCGCGTGCGCCTGTCGGGGATCATCGACCGCATCTCCTCGAGCTTGCCCCAGCACAGCAGTCGGTCCTCGGCCTCGAGGACGTGCCGCGCGGCCGGGTTCGGGATGACGAGGGAGCCGCGGTGCAGCGTCAGGACGGTGATGTCGCGTTCGCGCAGGCCGGAGTCGCCCAGGCTCTTGCCGACCAGTGAGGCGTCTCCACGCACCACGAGTTCGGCGATGCCGTACCCGGTGGAGACGGACAGTCGCTCGCGTACGTCGATCTGCGGAAACGCGACCTGATTGGCCATGTGATCGATGATTGCCCCGGCGACGTCGAGCTTCGTGGCGAACTCGATGCCCTGCAGGCCTGGGGAGGAGTTGACCTCCATCACCAACGGGCCGTCAGTGCCTTCGAGCATGTCGACGCCGGCCACCTTGAGGCCCATGATCTGAGCCGCGCGGATCGCGACTCGCTGGTACTCCTCGGTGAGCTCGACCGGCTCGACCAGTCCGCCGCGGTGCACGTTGGAGCGGAACTCATCGCCCTGAGCTGATCGCCGCATCGCCGCGACCACGCGGTCGCCGACGACCAGGGCGCGGATGTCGCGGCCCTTGCTCTCCTTCACGAATGACTGGATCAGCACGTTCTGCTTGGTGGACTGCAACGTCTCGATGATCGCCTCGGCGACCTTTACCGACGGCGCGAGGATGACGCCGATGCCCTGCGTACCCTCCAGCAACTTGATGACGACCGGAGCGCCGCCGACGCGCTGGATCGCAGGCACCACGTCGGCGCGGTCGCGTACGAAGGTCGTCGCGGGCATGCCGATGCCGTGGCGGGACAGGATCTGCGAAGCGCGGAGCTTGTCGCGGGAGTTGGCGATGCCGTTCGCTGTGTTGGGCGTGTAGACGTCCATCTGCTCGAACTGGCGTACGACCGCGGTGCCGAAGTAGGTGATCGAGTTCCCGATGCGCGGAATGATCGCGTCGTAGTGCGACAACTGCTTCCCGCGGAACGTCAGATCGGGCTCGGGCCCCGACAGGTCGATGCCGAAACGCAGGGTGTTGAGCACCTTGACGTCGTGTCCCCGATCGAGCGCCGCGCTGCGGAGTCGTTGGGTGCTGTAGCAGCGCGGAGCGCGCGACAAGATGGCGAGTTTCAAGAGTGCCTCAGGGAAGGAATGGCATGTGCCTGATTGGATGTGCGTGTGTCGGCACTCCATTCAACCACCCCCGGCAGGCTGGTCGTGGGGTGGCGCGAATGGGTCGGACTGCCCCAGATTCCAGTCCCGTGGATGAAGGCCAAGATCGACACCGGTGCCCGTACCTCAGCCCTGCACGCGTTCGGTATCGAGCCTTTCGAGCGTGATGGTGCCCCGTGGGTTCGGTTCAGCGTGCACCCGTGGCAGCGCAGCGCCCTGGACACCACCGGCGTCGAACGACCGGTGCATGACGTCCGGCACGTACGCAGTTCGTCGGGCCACGCACAGGAGCGGTACGTGGTCCTGCTGGACCTCCGCATCCTGGACCAGGTCGTGACCGCCGAGGTCACCCTCACCCATCGTGACGCGATGGGTTTCCGGATGCTGATCGGTCGCGAAGCCCTGCGTGGGCGGTTCGTGGTCGACTCGGCCAGGTCGTACCGCGGCGGTCGCCCCGAGCAGGAGACCCGCGACCGGAACAGGGGGAGACATGGGGCGTGAGTCGTTCGCGATCGGGCAGGTCCGCGTACGCCCCGGCTCCCGGAAGGACGTCGAGCTCCCGATCACTCGCCTCGTCACCGGCGGCGACGTCAGCCTCCCGGTCCAGATCGTCCACGGGAAGTACGACGGCCCGACGATCTGGGTAAGCGCCGCGATCCACGGCGAGGAGGTCATGGGAGTCGAGGTCGTACGCCGCCTGCTCGCCACCCTCAACCCCAAGCATCTGCACGGCACGCTGATGGCCGTGCCTGTCGTCAACGTCCTCGGCTTCATGACCGGCGACCGGTACCTGCCCGACCGGCGTGACCTCAACCGCGCCTTCCCCGGATCGCCTCGGGGCTCACTCGCCAGTCGCATCGCGCACCTCTTCATGGAGGAGGTCGTGTCCAAGTGCGAACTCGGCATCGACCTGCACACTGCCGCCGACCGTCGAGCCAACCTGCCGCAGTTGCGCGGTGACCTGGACGACCCGCGGACGTACGGACTCGCGAAGGTCTTCGGAGCCCCGGTGATGCTGCACGCCAAACTCCGTGATGGCTCGTTGCGGCAGGCCGCGACCGAGGCCGGCTCGATGGTGCTGCTGTACGAATCGGGCGAGGCGATGCGCTTCGACGAGCTCTCGATCGGCACCGGTGTGGCGGGGATCCGCCGGGTGATGGCGCACCTCGGAATGATCGAGGAGGTCGTCGAGCAACCGGCCGCACCGACCCTGGAGTCGCGTGAGAGCAACTGGATCCGGGCTCGTGGGACAGGCATCTTCCAGCTCGAGTGCGAGTTGGGGGACATGGTGGAATCCGGACGTCGTCTGGGGCGTACGTCCGACACCTTCGGGCGTGGTGGGCGACTCGTACGCGCCGATCGGGACGGGATCGTGATCGGTCTGACCCGGGCGCCGATCGTCAACGCCGGCGACGGGCTGGTGCACGTCGCACAGATCACTTCGACGGACGGCTAATGTCGGCTCCATGAGCAGTGATGGTCCCCAGGACCACCAGCCCGAGTCGGTGACGGAGCCTGCGTCCGAGAGCGCGGCGGAGCCGGCTGAGGAGACCCAACGGGGTAGGCGGGAGAACACCGAACGCATCGCGCTCCGTGTGCTCAACCAGCTCAACCAGGTCCGCCGCGAACGCGAGCAGGAGTTCGCCCACGCGGCCGACGGGGTCCTCCCGCGTGAGTCCCGGGACCGCCCGCGGGTGCCGTACGGGATCGACGTGGCTTCGGCGTGGGCCTGGCGGCTGCTCCTGATCGTGGCCGCCGGCTGGGTCCTCGCGAAGGCTCTCGGGCACCTCCAGGTTGTCGTCATTCCGATCGTGGTGGCACTCCTGATCAGTGCGCTGGTGGTGCCGCTGGTGAACCTGGCCGAGCGCATGCGCGTACCTCGTAGTGTCGGGGCGCTCCTCGTCGTGCTCGTGGTCGTGGCGATCATCGCTTCGATGCTGACATTCGCTGGCCGCGAGGTCGCTGCGGGCGCGTCGGATCTGGCGACTCAGGCCGCCGCAGGCCTGGACAAGCTGCGATCGTGGCTCCAGACCGGGCCGCTGCACCTGACGAACAACCAGATCGACGGCTGGCTCAATTCGCTGCAGAACGCCCTCGTCCACTGGAGCAAGGACGGCAATCCGGTCGGCAAGGTCACCGCGGTCGGCAGCATCGCGCTGGACGTCGTCGCGGCGATGTTCATCGTGTTGTTCTCGACGTATTTCTTCCTCGCCGAGGGATCCAGGATCTGGGCCTGGATCGTCCGGCTGGCGCCGCGCTCGGCGCGTACGCGTCTGGACAGCAGCGGCAAGGTCGCCTGGATCAGCCTCACCCAGTTCGTACGCGCCACCGTCATCGTGGCCGCGGTGGACGCGATCGGCATCATGATCGGCGCCGCAGTCCTCGACGTTCCGTTCGTGGCGGCGATCGGTGTCCTGGTCTTCCTCGGCGCCTTCGTGCCGATCCTCGGCGCAACCGTCGCCGGCACGGTTGCGGTCCTCATCGCATTCGTTGACCACGGCATCGTGACCGCGCTGATCATGCTCGGGTGGGTCGTCGCGGTGCAGCAGCTCGAGGCGCACGGGCTCCAGCCGTTCCTGCTCGGCCGCTGGGTCAGGGTCCACCCGCTCGCCGTGATCCTGTCCATCGCGACCGGAGTGATCGTCGCTGGGGTCGCGGGAGCACTGGTCGCGGTTCCGCTGGCGGCCGCGACCAATGCGGTGGCTCTGCACCTCGCCTCGCTTCGCGAGGACACTGACCAGGTGGAACCCGATGCGGCTGTCTGACGTACGCGACGCGGCGGCCCTCCTGGCCGGCATCACCCGGGTCAC comes from Nocardioides baekrokdamisoli and encodes:
- a CDS encoding glycoside hydrolase family 16 protein; the encoded protein is MTDAPRDPETGSGGGAFVRMLRSAPALVAIGVMLTTGAVFSGRLDHHAAPTCLPDEFADGQRWICTFHDEFDGQALDRTKWFVQTGFVTGNPNTAAYACTVDDPKYISVSGGELHLTMDRVPNPVPCTGYADSTYESPSISTYHTFSQQYGRIEVRSRVTATPAPGLQESLWLWPDDRYVAKADQAKGEIDISEQYSLYPELAVPFLHGKRGGNPVPGVNTAWACAAARGVWNTFVFVSTPTSITISVNGKTCLHNTDGDPAFHQRYIMVLTQALGVTNNAPTPKTTIPATTDIDYVRMWKSATN
- a CDS encoding SGNH/GDSL hydrolase family protein, whose product is MNKLTRRTARAARWGVGLSLLTFGVMFAEGRVSLRVINGVPLPEPPNSTGVFGRDLDGTPLKVALLGDSSAAGYGLDKLEETPGTLLAEGLMERTGRPVHFHDLTVVGAMASDLGAQVRQAIAERADLAVILVGANDVVHMVRPSQSRRHLVRAVSSLLDSGCAVLVGTCPDLGTIGPILPPLRHVVRAWSRRIAFEQSIYVVKAGGRTVSLADILGPEFKAHPDFLFGPDRFHPSAAGYERLANVLVPASLAALGLLDDSRATLETYLGGTAIPIAAAAAMAANRPGTELGPTPRPRGRLGRIWATAGRR
- a CDS encoding DUF167 domain-containing protein, yielding MTRYGITVKPGSKKGPLVEASADGSLTIYVRERAVDGAANDGVIRLLADHFGVPRSRIDIVRGHTSRSKLIAVDE
- a CDS encoding COG4280 domain-containing protein, with the translated sequence MTTYALVIAVLLACVVEAVEAVTIILAAGTARDWRSSLQGTAVGLLLLAAVCAILGPSVNQIPLNPLRLFVGTILLIFGLQWLRKAILRASGYKALHDEDAIFRRELAEARAAQTITRGAIADWYSFVLCFKAVVLEGLEVVLIVVTFGANQHRLGVAALAGAAGVILVAIAGVAVRAPLSRVPENTMKFAVGIMLTAYGAFWGAEGAHASWPGDDASLLWLIPAIAGFALVLVIGLRTIRARQEVTA
- a CDS encoding YchJ family protein — its product is MIATCPCGSGLRYDLCCGRLHRGAALAQTPEELMRSRYSAYALGAFDPELLNYVLATWHPRTRPESIEGGGLTWTGLEVHGHGDDWVEFSAHYRAADGTFGTMTERSLFERRAGRWFYVVGDVEDQ
- a CDS encoding TetR/AcrR family transcriptional regulator → MARDATTTRERLLRAGEQRFARDGVAGAKLRDIVREAGQANDSAVGYHFGSRQGLLGAIAQRHVAAMDAARAEPRPDMSVLDLVDELVRPTADLLQTPEGRDFLRITEQLAGWAGLDREHLAGTIQDTVLGRQLRALEDALTPPLGRGVARARTAEFALFVTASLAQRARVLESGTRPPRSHEAYVRDLVAMLAAAVSAPGP
- a CDS encoding cytochrome P450, with protein sequence MAITFEPMDTDFQRDPYPAYTWLRQHDPVHRHAATRETPEYWALSRFEDIWDAVRRPEDFSSAEGLTFFPDEIGQLGLAPTIVMLDPPRQTQLRGLIGRGFTPRRIAELEDVIRAFVRARVEVLRDSGTDLHQDFSSTIPTFVLAELFGVPREDRTRFGPWVRELTNLQNDPLGLAVHDGTAVIVEMFEYFTAAIADRRRTPQDDLLGALVEAEIDGDRLTDWDILGFCFVMVAGGSDTTASLISHGVALLTEAPDQRALLVEDRSLIPDALMEFLRLESSVQGLCRTTTRDVSVAGTTIPSGQKVLMLYGSANRDEAEFGETVDLLDVRRAPKRHLAFSSGPHFCIGNHLARLQARVAFEELLAAMPDIAVDGPAGVRQRSAFVRGWESLPLVR
- a CDS encoding cystathionine beta-synthase, whose protein sequence is MEYVDSILDLIGNTPLVRLNRALDGLEDGPIVLAKVEYLNPGGSVKDRIASRMIEAAEASGALKPGGAIVEPTSGNTGVGLALEAQRRGYKCVFVCPDKVSEDKRNVLKAYGAEVVVCPTAVPPEHPDSYYNVSDRLASQPGAWKPDQYSNPHNPRSHYETTGPEIWQQTEGKVTHFVAGVGTGGTISGIGRYLKEQNPDVQIIGADPEGSVYSGGTGRPYLVEGVGEDFWPETYDRTVADRIIEVVDADSFAYTRRLAREEGLLVGGSSGMAAYAARQLAHELSRSGRTDAVIVVLLPDSGRGYLTKVFNDAWLSQYGFATGSEASSQTVGEVLRGKDGRLPDLVHTHPAETVAEAVHILREYGVSQMPVVRAEPPIVAAEVAGSVSERTLLEALFTGQAKLTDLVEKHMSAPLPSIGSTEPATAAAQVLETSDALLVHEDGKPVGVLTRADLLATLATH